In one window of Ovis aries strain OAR_USU_Benz2616 breed Rambouillet chromosome 5, ARS-UI_Ramb_v3.0, whole genome shotgun sequence DNA:
- the RNF44 gene encoding RING finger protein 44 isoform X1: MQPWALAVTRWAPSAPGGQRRFPAGPSSSPGQLWGSPSREGPLASPPSQDERFPSQQLPPRPAHLPVEERRASAPAGGSPRMLHPASQQSPFMVDLHEQVHQGPVPLSYTVTTVTTQGFPLPTGQHIPGCSTQQLPACSVMFSGQHYPLCCLPPPQLIQACTMQQLPVPYQAYPHLISSDHYILHPPPPAPHPQPAHMAPLGQFVSLQTQHPRMPLQRLDNDVDLRGDQHPLGSFTYSTSAPGPTLSASVPMHYLPHDTLHQELSFGVPYSHVMPRRLSTQRFRLQQPLPPPPPPPPPPPYYPSFLPYFLSMLPMSPTAMGPTISLDLDVDDVEMENYEALLNLAERLGDAKPRGLTKADIEQLPSYRFHPDSHQSEQTLCVVCFSDFEARQLLRVLPCNHEFHTKCVDKWLKANRTCPICRADASEVPREAE; this comes from the exons CAGCCCGCCTTCCCAGGATGAGCGCTTCCCCTCCCAGCAGCTGCCGCCCCGACCAGCACACCTCCCCGTAGAGGAGCGCCGAGCCTCGGCTCCTGCCGGCGGGAGCCCCCGAATGCTGCACCCAGCCTCCCAGCAGAGCCCGTTCATGGTTGATCTCCACGAGCAG GTGCACCAGGGACCTGTCCCTCTGTCCTACACAGTCACCACGGTGACCACCCAAGGCTTCCCCTTGCCTACAGGCCAGCACATCCCTGGCTGCAGCACTCAGCAGCTCCCAGCATGCTCCGTGATGTTCAGTGGGCAGCACTACCCGCTCTGCTGCCTCCCGCCCCCG CAGCTGATCCAGGCATGTACCATGCAGCAGCTCCCTGTGCCGTATCAGGCCTACCCCCACCTCATCTCCAGTGACCACTACATCCTGCACCCCCCGCCGCCAGCCCCACACCCCCAGCCCGCTCACATGGCGCCTCTTGGGCAGTTTGTGTCCCTGCAGACACAGCACCCACGCATG cccctgcagcgCCTCGACAATGACGTGGATCTCCGGGGGGATCAGCACCCCCTGGGGAGCTTCACCTACTCCACCTCGGCCCCAGGCCCGACCCTGTCGGCGTCCGTGCCCATGCACTACCTGCCGCACGACACCCTGCACCAGGAGCTGTCCTTCGGTGTG CCATATTCCCACGTGATGCCTCGGAGACTGAGCACCCAGAGATTCCGCCTGCAGCAGCcgctccccccaccgcccccgccgccgcccccaccACCGTATTACCCCAGCTTCCTGCCCTACTTCCT CTCGATGCTGCCGATGTCACCAACAGCAATGGGGCCCACCATCAGCCTGGATCTTGATGTGGATGACGTGGAGATGGAGAACTATGAG GCTCTCCTGAATCTGGCCgagcggctgggagacgccaaaCCCCGTGGCCTCACCAAAGCGGACATCGAGCAGCTTCCATCGTACCGCTTTCACCCGGACAGTCACCAGTCAGAGCAGACACT GTGTGTTGTCTGCTTCAGTGATTTCGAGGCGCGGCAGCTGCTCCGGGTCCTCCCCTGCAACCACGAGTTCCACACCAAGTGTGTCGACAAGTGGTTGAAG GCCAACCGGACGTGTCCCATTTGCCGGGCCGACGCTTCCGAGGTGCCCAGGGAGGCTGAGTGA
- the RNF44 gene encoding RING finger protein 44 isoform X2, which translates to MQPWALAVTRWAPSAPGGQRRFPAGPSSSPGQLWGSPSREGPLASPPSQDERFPSQQLPPRPAHLPVEERRASAPAGGSPRMLHPASQQSPFMVDLHEQVHQGPVPLSYTVTTVTTQGFPLPTGQHIPGCSTQQLPACSVMFSGQHYPLCCLPPPLIQACTMQQLPVPYQAYPHLISSDHYILHPPPPAPHPQPAHMAPLGQFVSLQTQHPRMPLQRLDNDVDLRGDQHPLGSFTYSTSAPGPTLSASVPMHYLPHDTLHQELSFGVPYSHVMPRRLSTQRFRLQQPLPPPPPPPPPPPYYPSFLPYFLSMLPMSPTAMGPTISLDLDVDDVEMENYEALLNLAERLGDAKPRGLTKADIEQLPSYRFHPDSHQSEQTLCVVCFSDFEARQLLRVLPCNHEFHTKCVDKWLKANRTCPICRADASEVPREAE; encoded by the exons CAGCCCGCCTTCCCAGGATGAGCGCTTCCCCTCCCAGCAGCTGCCGCCCCGACCAGCACACCTCCCCGTAGAGGAGCGCCGAGCCTCGGCTCCTGCCGGCGGGAGCCCCCGAATGCTGCACCCAGCCTCCCAGCAGAGCCCGTTCATGGTTGATCTCCACGAGCAG GTGCACCAGGGACCTGTCCCTCTGTCCTACACAGTCACCACGGTGACCACCCAAGGCTTCCCCTTGCCTACAGGCCAGCACATCCCTGGCTGCAGCACTCAGCAGCTCCCAGCATGCTCCGTGATGTTCAGTGGGCAGCACTACCCGCTCTGCTGCCTCCCGCCCCCG CTGATCCAGGCATGTACCATGCAGCAGCTCCCTGTGCCGTATCAGGCCTACCCCCACCTCATCTCCAGTGACCACTACATCCTGCACCCCCCGCCGCCAGCCCCACACCCCCAGCCCGCTCACATGGCGCCTCTTGGGCAGTTTGTGTCCCTGCAGACACAGCACCCACGCATG cccctgcagcgCCTCGACAATGACGTGGATCTCCGGGGGGATCAGCACCCCCTGGGGAGCTTCACCTACTCCACCTCGGCCCCAGGCCCGACCCTGTCGGCGTCCGTGCCCATGCACTACCTGCCGCACGACACCCTGCACCAGGAGCTGTCCTTCGGTGTG CCATATTCCCACGTGATGCCTCGGAGACTGAGCACCCAGAGATTCCGCCTGCAGCAGCcgctccccccaccgcccccgccgccgcccccaccACCGTATTACCCCAGCTTCCTGCCCTACTTCCT CTCGATGCTGCCGATGTCACCAACAGCAATGGGGCCCACCATCAGCCTGGATCTTGATGTGGATGACGTGGAGATGGAGAACTATGAG GCTCTCCTGAATCTGGCCgagcggctgggagacgccaaaCCCCGTGGCCTCACCAAAGCGGACATCGAGCAGCTTCCATCGTACCGCTTTCACCCGGACAGTCACCAGTCAGAGCAGACACT GTGTGTTGTCTGCTTCAGTGATTTCGAGGCGCGGCAGCTGCTCCGGGTCCTCCCCTGCAACCACGAGTTCCACACCAAGTGTGTCGACAAGTGGTTGAAG GCCAACCGGACGTGTCCCATTTGCCGGGCCGACGCTTCCGAGGTGCCCAGGGAGGCTGAGTGA